One genomic segment of Helianthus annuus cultivar XRQ/B chromosome 14, HanXRQr2.0-SUNRISE, whole genome shotgun sequence includes these proteins:
- the LOC110907488 gene encoding actin cytoskeleton-regulatory complex protein PAN1-like, whose protein sequence is MNAKEVWRALKIRFLGINHVRKEEREKAAQEAAEKERLDEITEKERLDAIVQEEQARKKEAREAIEKEEALQAALVSEEKERLNKEKERIALEEEEKTVNLHICFPDSNDLEVKEIVKISEKQQSKKPTTNHDDERKDLVTYEREDATNKSAHLEPYVKINSRAYVEEKSEPNEKFRRVVRTKSPTGSNMPPRFRRGRGKAPITGHDHEAGPSHRRTPSVTMSTSPQEDWRTYLEPVRRSVSLSSSTSYHHSFGPHSENEPHNSHPSFIPLQRSNSHHSFNDPTPFFQSLFNPANLIEEPLGFNPLGPEDHFSGDHAMDMDEDTDPIEPPSETPTHPIEISDGSSFHGSPYRGPDSYQARFAQYDWVFTPSYHSSPHQQQQQQDPSEDSRFVAVTPPPPPPMGGLSNPVSEVDSAPIAPPPMGYDNLIPAYTGSAAYNPFKQPAHTNYNYADVDPYQEAWNYNALHPEWPYGGPWTTRYPAYGYQHPPPP, encoded by the exons ATGAATGCTAAGGAAGTATGGCGTGCCTTGAAGATTAGATTTCTTGGAATTAATCATGTAAGAAAGGAAGAAAGGGAAAAAGCAGCTCAAGAAGCCGCTGAGAAAGAAAGATTGGATGAGATCACTGAGAAAGAAAGATTAGATGCAATTGTTCAAGAAGAACAAGCACGTAAGAAAGAAGCTCGGGAAGCTATAGAGAAAGAAGAAGCTTTGCAAGCTGCTTTGGTAAGTGAAGAGAAGGAAAGACtaaataaagaaaaagaaagaattgctttggaagaagaagagaagacgGTGAACCTTCATATATGTTTTCCTGACTCAAACGACCTTGAAGTTAAAGAGATTGTTAAGATCAGTGAGAAGCAACAAAGCAAGAAACCTACTACTAATCATGATGATGAAAGAAAGGATCTAGTAACGTATGAAAGGGAGGATGCAACTAACAAATCTGCACATTTAGAACCGTATGTGAAAATCAACAGTCGAGCATATGTTGAAGAAAAATCGGAACCAAATGAAAAGTTCAGAAGAGTAGTCAGAACGAAAAGCCCAACAG GATCAAATATGCCACCAAGATTCAGGAGAGGAAGAGGAAAGGCACCAATCACAGGCCACGACCATGAAGCTGGGCCTTCTCACAGGCGAACTCCATCTGTTACCATGAGCACAAGTCCTCAGGAGGACTGGAGGACGTATCTGGAGCCAGTGAGGCGATCTGTCTCGCTAAGTTCGTCAACCTCGTATCACCACTCCTTTGGGCCACACTCAGAAAACGAGCCCCATAACTCACACCCTTCCTTCATCCCTCTCCAACGCTCAAACTCACACCACTCCTTCAATGACCCAACACCCTTTTTCCAGAGCCTGTTCAACCCGGCAAACCTAATTGAAGAACCATTGGGTTTTAACCCAttaggaccagaggaccatttctccgGCGACCATGCCATGGACATGGACGAAGACACCGATCCCATTGAGCCACCGTCCGAAACTCCTACTCATCCCATCGAGATTTCAGATGGGTCGTCCTTTCACGGATCACCTTATCGTGGTCcagacagctaccaggcgagatTTGCCCAATATGATTGGGTGTTTACTCCCTCCTACCACTCGTCTCCgcatcaacagcagcagcagcaggatccttccgaggattcgcgttttgTGGCAgttactccgccaccaccaccacca atgggtggGCTTTCAAACCCCGTCTCTGAGGTGGATTCTGCACCTATCGCGCCGCCACCAATGGGTTATGATAACCTAATTCCTGCATACACCGGTTCAGCGGCGTACAACCCATTTAAGCAGCCGGCCCACACCAACTACAACTATGCTGATGTTGACCCATACCAGGAAGCATGGAACTACAATGCTCTTCATCCTGAATGGCCCTATGGAGGTCCTTGGACCACTAGATACCCAGCTTATGGGTACCAACACCCGCCACCTCCTTAA